In Shewanella glacialimarina, the genomic stretch ACTGTCTTTGATGATATTTATCTTTTAGAGCAATTGATCTTCCACACAATTGCCTTTCAAGAAGAGGTTGTAACATGTTCGAAGTCACTGAGATTTCTATTGCCGAGCTGCGACAGGCTCTCGAGTCGGGCCGAACTACATCGGTTGAACTGGTTAAGTCATATTTAGCTCGAGTTGATGCTTACGACGGCCCAGCGACACAGACCAAGCTAAACGCGTTAGTGGTTCGCAATCAAGATGCGATAAAGGAAGCTGAGGCTTCTGATGCACGTCGAGCTAGTGGTCAAGCACTTAGCCCACTTGATGGGATACCTTATACGACTAAGGACAGCTATCTTGTTAAGGGACTCACTGCCGCTTCTGGTAGCCCAGCCTTCAAGGATTTAGTGGCTCAATATGATGCCTTTGCCGTGGAACGTCTGCGCGAAGCGGGTGCAATTTGCTTAGGCAAAACCAACATGCCGCCTATGGCCAATGGTGGTATGCAACGTGGTCACTATGGTCGCGCAGAAAGTCCATATAATGCAAACTACCTTACCGCGCCTTTTGCTTCTGGTTCGTCCAATGGCGCCGGTACTGGCACTGCGGCAAGCTATTCTGCTTTCGGTCTGGCGGAAGAAACATGGTCGAGCGGTCGTGGTCCTGCATCAAACAACGGCCTGTGTGCATATACTCCATCTCGTGGTGTAATCTCTGTGCGCGGCAACTGGCCGTTGACACCGACTATGGATGTTGTGGTGCCTTACACTCGTACTATGGCAGACATGCTCGAAGTACTTGATGTCATCGTGGCTGATGACCCTATCACCCGCGGTGATTTATGGCGTTTACAACCTTGGGTTGAAATCCCCAAAGCATCAAGCGTGCGTCCACAATCTTATTTGGATCTTGCTGCTCAAACCGACACACTTAAAGGCAAGCGTTTTGGGGTGCCGCGCATGTACATCAATAAAGATGAATTGGCTGGCACCAGCGAAAACCCAGGTATTGGCGGACCAACCGGTCAGCGTATCAATACCCGCGCGACAGTTATCGACTTATGGGAAGCGGCGCGCAAAGCACTTGAGTCTGCTGGAGCACAAGTCATTGAAGTGGATTTTCCGCTGGTTTCCAACTGCGAAGGTGACCGACCTGGTGCGCCGACCGTGTTCAATCGCGGCATAGTCACCTCTGAGTTTCTTGAAGACGAGTTATGGGCACTATCGGGTTGGGCTTTAGATGAATTCTTGCGTGCCAATAATGATCCTAAATTAAATAAGCTTTCTGACGTTAACGGCCATTTAATTTTCCCACATGATTTAGGCACCTTGCCAAATCGTGAGGGCGATTTAGCCGCAGGCATGGATGAATACGTCAACATGGCTAAAAGAGGGCTTAAGTCGTATAACCAGATCGACAGTATTCCTGATGGTTTGCGCGGCTTAGAGAAAACGCGCAAGCTAGACTTGGAAGACTGGATGGACGAGCTAAAACTTGATGCTGTGCTGTTTCCAACTGTGGCTGATGTGGGTCCTGCTGATGCACACCTTAATCCTACGTCTGCCGACATAGCTTGGAGCAACGGTGTTTGGGTTGCCAACGGTAATCTGGCTATTCGTCACTTAGGTGTACCGACGGTAACTGTACCTATGGGCGTAATGGCCGATATTGGTATGCCAGTAGGTTTAACTTTTGCAGGCCGTGCCTATGACGACAATAATCTGCTTAAGTTTGCCAGTGCATTTGAAGCGACGGGCAACAAGCGTGTTATTCCTCCATGCACACCAGCGCTTGGTCAATAAGCACTGAGCACCGAACCAAAGCTTAAGCATCATAATTAAATAACGGGATTGGTTTTACGCACCAATCCCGTTATTTATAACGAAAAATCTTTGTTAAAAAATCAACAAAATGATCATCACCAAGTATCGCCATCAGTAATTAATTACAAGTTCTTAAACCTTATGTAGCAAGGTTAAATAATGGGTCAATTAATTGATTTTTGGGTTAATGTTTGTTACTGGACAAACACAAAAAGTTAATTCGTGTTGGCCAAGAGTTCTTGTCTAACGATCGCTGCGCCTGCACTTAAGGCATTGAGTTTGGCTCTTGCTACTTGATGCGTTAAAGGTGTCATGCCGCAGTTGGTACAAGGGTAAAGCTTATCAGCATCGACAAATTGAAGTGCTTTTCGCAGAGTATCTGCCACTTCCTCTGGCGTTTCTATGGTATTGCTTGCTACATCAATCGCGCCAACCATGACTTTCTTACCGCGAATGAGTTCAAGTAGTTCCATCGGCACATGGGAGTTGTGACATTCAAGTGAAATAATATCGATATTCGATTGCTGTAGTTTCGGAAATGCCTCTTCATATTGGCGCCACTCAGAGCCTAAGGTTTTTTTCCAATCGGTATTGGCTTTGATGCCATAACCGTAACAAATATGCACAGCAGTTTCGCATTTTAGCCCTTCAATAGCTCTTTCTAAGCACGCAATGCCCCAGTCATTCACCTCATCAAAAAACACGTTAAATGCAGGTTCGTCAAATTGAATAATATCAACACCCGCAGCTTCTAATTCTTTGGCTTCTTGATTCAGTATTATGGCAAATTCCCAGGCAAGTTTTTCACGACTTTTATAATGATCATCATGAAGTGTATCTATCATTGTCATAGGGCCAGGTAGCGCCCATTTTATTGGTTGCGTGGTCTGCTGACGTAAAAATTTGGCGTCTTCAACAAAAACCGACTTTTGACGGCTCACTGGACCAACAACTGTGGGAACGCTGGCATCATAGCGGTCACGAATTTTAACAGTTTTACGTTTTTCAAAATCAACGCCATTGAGGTGTTCAATAAAGGTAGTTACAAAATGTTGGCGCGTTTGCTCGCCATCACTGACTATATCAATACCTGCTTGCTGTTGATCTTGTAATGACAAACGTAGAGCATCGTGTTTGCCCGCAATTAACTCTTCACCTTGTAATTTCCAAGGTGACCAAAGTGTTTCAGGCTCAGCAAGCCATAAAGGTTTAGGCAAACTGCCAGCAGTGGAAGTGGGTAACAGCATTTGTTTAAGTAATGTTTTCATAATATTGATGCCATAAATTTGGGTTGATTTTTAACGTAACGATTGTAGTTATAGATTGAACGTAATGATTAAACAGAGCGATTAAACATAATTAGCTGACCATTGCTCAAGTACCTTTTGGTATGGTTTGATGAAGTGTTCTGCAGCAAATTTTCCCTGTTGATTAGCTAGTTGGCTACGTTCGGCCCGATCATAAACAATTTGCGTCAGTGAGTGATCCAGATTTTTCAAATTAGGTTGATAGCATTTTCCTGCTACGGCATTGGCATTATAAATCTCAGGTCGATAGATTTTTTGAAAGGTGCCCATTGTGCTAATGGTGCTTATCAGCTCAAGATGAGTGTAATCATTGAGTAAATCACCGAAGAAATAGAAAGCCAGCGGCGCTACACTATTTGGCGGCATAAAATAGCGAACCTGTAAGCCCATTTTTTGGAAGTATTGTTCAGTTAATGACGATTCATTCGGCTGGTATTCAACCCCTAATACTGGGTGTTGGTTTTCAGTGCGATGATAGGTCTTGTTATCCGAAACACTGAGACAGATAACCGGTGGCTTAGTAAAATGTTGCTTATAGGTAGTTGAATTAACGAAATACTTAAATAGCTTTCCATGCAGCTCGCCAAAGTTTTCTGGGATGCTAAAT encodes the following:
- a CDS encoding methionine synthase; its protein translation is MKTLLKQMLLPTSTAGSLPKPLWLAEPETLWSPWKLQGEELIAGKHDALRLSLQDQQQAGIDIVSDGEQTRQHFVTTFIEHLNGVDFEKRKTVKIRDRYDASVPTVVGPVSRQKSVFVEDAKFLRQQTTQPIKWALPGPMTMIDTLHDDHYKSREKLAWEFAIILNQEAKELEAAGVDIIQFDEPAFNVFFDEVNDWGIACLERAIEGLKCETAVHICYGYGIKANTDWKKTLGSEWRQYEEAFPKLQQSNIDIISLECHNSHVPMELLELIRGKKVMVGAIDVASNTIETPEEVADTLRKALQFVDADKLYPCTNCGMTPLTHQVARAKLNALSAGAAIVRQELLANTN
- a CDS encoding DUF1852 domain-containing protein, whose translation is MNKDFTFTIKSICLDENYHPSDKTRITTNFANLARGSYRQANLRNALKMIDNSFNALAHWDNPKGDRYTVELEIISVNMDISGSGQAFPSIEILKTNIVDSKTNRRIEGIVGNNFSSYVRDYDFSVLLPDHNKDQAQFSIPENFGELHGKLFKYFVNSTTYKQHFTKPPVICLSVSDNKTYHRTENQHPVLGVEYQPNESSLTEQYFQKMGLQVRYFMPPNSVAPLAFYFFGDLLNDYTHLELISTISTMGTFQKIYRPEIYNANAVAGKCYQPNLKNLDHSLTQIVYDRAERSQLANQQGKFAAEHFIKPYQKVLEQWSANYV
- a CDS encoding amidase, which codes for MFEVTEISIAELRQALESGRTTSVELVKSYLARVDAYDGPATQTKLNALVVRNQDAIKEAEASDARRASGQALSPLDGIPYTTKDSYLVKGLTAASGSPAFKDLVAQYDAFAVERLREAGAICLGKTNMPPMANGGMQRGHYGRAESPYNANYLTAPFASGSSNGAGTGTAASYSAFGLAEETWSSGRGPASNNGLCAYTPSRGVISVRGNWPLTPTMDVVVPYTRTMADMLEVLDVIVADDPITRGDLWRLQPWVEIPKASSVRPQSYLDLAAQTDTLKGKRFGVPRMYINKDELAGTSENPGIGGPTGQRINTRATVIDLWEAARKALESAGAQVIEVDFPLVSNCEGDRPGAPTVFNRGIVTSEFLEDELWALSGWALDEFLRANNDPKLNKLSDVNGHLIFPHDLGTLPNREGDLAAGMDEYVNMAKRGLKSYNQIDSIPDGLRGLEKTRKLDLEDWMDELKLDAVLFPTVADVGPADAHLNPTSADIAWSNGVWVANGNLAIRHLGVPTVTVPMGVMADIGMPVGLTFAGRAYDDNNLLKFASAFEATGNKRVIPPCTPALGQ